From Scomber scombrus chromosome 9, fScoSco1.1, whole genome shotgun sequence, one genomic window encodes:
- the slc25a5 gene encoding ADP/ATP translocase 2: MSDTAISFAKDFLAGGIAAAISKTAVAPIERVKLLLQVQHASKQIAVDQQYKGIMDCIVRIPKEQGFLSFWRGNLANVIRYFPTQALNFAFKDKYKKVFLDGVDKHKQFWRYFAGNLASGGAAGATSLCLVYPLDFARTRLAADVGKAGAGREFKGLGDCLVKISKSDGIKGLYQGFSVSVQGIIIYRAAYFGVYDTAKGMLPDPKNTHIFVSWMIAQSVTAVAGLVSYPFDTVRRRMMMQSGRKGADIMYSGTIDCWKKITRDEGGKAFFKGAWSNVLRGMGGAFVLVLYDELKKVI; encoded by the exons ATGAGTGACACAGCTATTTCCTTCGCCAAGGACTTCTTGGCTGGTGGTATTGCCGCTGCCATCTCCAAAACAGCTGTTGCCCCCATTGAGAGAGTCAAGCTCCTTCTTCAG GTGCAACATGCCAGCAAACAAATCGCAGTTGACCAGCAGTACAAGGGCATCATGGATTGTATCGTCCGTATCCCCAAAGAGCAGGGCTTCCTCTCGTTCTGGAGAGGGAACCTAGCCAACGTCATCCGATACTTCCCCACTCAGGCCCTCAACTTTGCTTTCAAGGACAAATACAAGAAGGTTTTCCTTGACGGCGTGGACAAGCACAAGCAGTTCTGGAGATACTTCGCAGGTAACTTGGCCTCTGGTGGCGCCGCCGGAGCCACGTCACTCTGTTTAGTGTACCCCCTTGACTTCGCCAGAACACGTCTGGCTGCTGATGTGGGAAAAGCCGGAGCAGGGCGTGAGTTCAAAGGCCTGGGAGACTGCTTAGTGAAGATCTCCAAGTCCGATGGCATCAAGGGTCTGTACCAGGGCTTCAGTGTGTCGGTCCAGGGCATTATCATCTACAGAGCTGCTTACTTTGGTGTCTATGACACAGCAAAGG GCATGCTTCCAGACCccaagaacacacacatttttgtcagCTGGATGATTGCTCAGTCTGTGACTGCAGTCGCTGGTCTTGTGTCCTACCCCTTCGATACTGTCCGTCGTCGTATGATGATGCAGTCTGGACGCAAAGGAG cGGACATCATGTACAGCGGCACCATTGACTGCTGGAAGAAGATCACCCGTGATGAGGGAGGCAAGGCTTTCTTCAAGGGCGCGTGGTCTAACGTGCTGAGAGGCATGGGTGGTGCTTTTGTGCTTGTCTTGTACGATGAGCTTAAGAAAGTAATCTAA